TACCAATATAGATGGTAAAGGTCAGGAAGGTATTGAGTTGGCCTATGATCATTGGCTTACCGGCAAGCCCGGTCAGGTGCGTCTGTATAAAGATAGAAAAGGGCGGCTGGTGCGGAGTGCTGAACTGATTAAAAGTGCTCAGCCAGGAAAGGAGTTGTATTTAAGCATTGATTTGAGAGTGCAAAACCTCGCTTATCGAGAGTTGGCAAAAGCTGTCAAGCTGCATAATGCCTCAGGAGGAACCCTGGTGATGTTGGATGTGCAAACTGGGGAAATATTGGCGATGGTTAATCAGCCTGTGTACAACCCCAATAACCGTAGTCGGGTACGGGCAGGCGCTATTCGTAACCGTGCTATGACTGATATTTTTGAGCCTGGCTCGACGCTTAAGCCATTTACTATTGCAGCTGCGCTGGAAACTGGAGAATTTACTCCGTCTTCCCTTATTGATACCAGCCCTGGTTACATGATGGTAGGGCGTAAAACCATTAAAGATCATCGTAACTATGGTGTTATCGATATCACTACAGTATTGAAAAAGTCCAGCAACATTGGCATGACCAAAATTATTCAGCAAGTGACTGCACCTACAGTCGCTTCGTTATTACATCGGATGGGGTTTGGCTCCGATACTGGCACAGGGTTCCCAGGTGAAAGTACTGGTTTATTGCCTTTACGTAGTAAGTGGCGGGCAACGGAAGAGGCGACCTTATCCTATGGCTATGGTATGGCAGTTACTGCTATCCAGCTCACTCAAGCCTATGGGGTGCTGGCGAATAAAGGGAAAAAAATGCCTACCACTTTATTAAGGTTGGATGATCAGCCTGATCCCTCACAAGTGATTCCCAGTAAAGTAGCCCGTGATGTTGTAAAAATGTTGACCAGTGTAGTTGAAAAAGGCGGGACAGGCACGCGAGGGGCCATTGATGCTTATCAGGTGGCGGGTAAAACGGGTACAGCTCGTATTGCTGAAGCAGGAGGATACTCAGAAAAAAAACACCATTCTGTGTTTAGTGGTTTAGCTCCAGTTGATCATCCAAGGGTTGCAGCTGTTGTGATGATTGATAACCCAAAAAATAAAAAGTATTACGGTGGTGAGGTTGCTGCACCTGTTTTTTCAAAAGTGGTAGCTGGTTCCTTACAGTTATTAGGAGTATCACCGGATAATTCGGCGGCTTTAGCCAAGCATGGTCGTGACAGGAGTGGAAATAACACATGACAGCAAAGCAGGATGACCAGTCAATGCCGAAATCGCCAGTAATGCCTCTCTCTCGGTTATTGGCTGCAATTGGGCAGCGTCAAACTGGGTTTGATCCAATTATTTCAGGAGTGGCTATTGACAGTCGACAAGTAAAACCTGGTGATTTGTTTATTGCGATGCCTGGCTATCAGGTGGATGGACGGCGTTTTATTACTGATGCATTTGGTCAGGGAGCTGTAGCTGCTTTAACTGAACAAACCGGTCGACCAATGTCGGGGCAACCCTCTGTATTTGAAGTGCCTCAACTGAAAAAACAACTGGGAAAACTGTTAAATGAATATTTTGGTTATGCATCTAACCAAATAAATATTTTGGGTATAACAGGTACCAATGGCAAAACCTCTTGTAGCCAATTTGCTCGGCAACTGCTTAATCATTTAAACATCAGTTGTGGTGTAGTAGGAACGTTGGGCTATGGTACAACTGATTTATTAACACCATTATTAAATACTACGCCTGATGCATTACAGTTGCATCAATTTATTTATCAGCTGGTTAATCAGCAAGTGCCTTATTTAGCAATGGAAGTTTCCTCCCATGGGCTTGCTCAAGGTCGGGTTGAAAACATTGACTTTGATGTGGCTATTTTTACTAATTTAACTCGTGATCACTTGGATTATCATCAAACCATGGGGGATTACGCAGCGGCAAAGGCACAGTTATTCACCAATATTGCGTTACAACATGCGGTGATTAATCAGGACGATCCTTATGCAGAATTAATGTTGGCTGCTTGTCATCCTGCTTGTCAGCGTTGGCAATATAGTTTGCAGAACACAAGTGCAGATGTTGTCGCAAGCCAAATTCGTTATTTAACTGATGGCATTGCTGCAGTTATTGAAAGTCCTTGGGGTAAGGGTGAAATACACATCCCCTTATTGGGACATTTTAATTTAGCCAATGTATTAGCAGTCATTACTGGGCTAGCGGCGAATGGAGTTAACTTTAATCGTTTACTAGAGGCTGTAAAAGCACTTAAGCCTGTTACTGGCCGGTTGCAAACGGTTAGAGAAAACAGAGGTAAAAAACAGCCAACTGTTGTCGTAGACTATGCCCATACACCGGATGCGTTAATTCAATTACTCAAAGCTGTGCGTTTACATAGCAATCAGAGGATTATTTGTGTGTTTGGTTGTGGTGGCGACCGAGATAAAGGTAAGCGTTCGGAAATGGCACAAGCTGCTTATCATCATGCTGATCATTTGGTTATTACATCAGATAATCCTCGTACGGAAGATCCTCAAGAAATTTTAGATGATATTCGTCAAGGGCTACCAGCTTCCCCTGAATTTCCCGTCGATGTTATTGAAGATAGAAGTCTGGCTATTCAACAAGCCATTCAACAGGCTAAAACTGACGATATTGTTGTTATTGCTGGTAAAGGGCATGAAAACTACCAAGAAATAATGGGCAAGCGATTACCCTTTAGCGACTTCGAACAGGCTGCACAAGCATTATTAAATTGGAGTAGCCATGATTAAGCGTAATCAACTGAGCACGATTAGTCGTCTAATACCCAACAGTCAATTATTAGGTAGTGATCAAACCTTTTCTGGATTAAGTATTGATACCCGCACTATTCAACCAGGTGAGTTATTTATTGCTCTAAAAGGTCCTAATTTTGATGGGCATGATTATATTGCAATAGCTAAGCAGCAAGGGGCAGTTGCAGCGGTTGTTGAAAAGCCAATTGAGGCTGAAAAGACAGCTGATATGCCAATCACTCAGCTAATCGTTGAGGATAGCCGAATAGCCTTGGGGCTGATTGGTCAAATTAATCGTGAAGACTTTTCGGGGCCTTTAGTTGCATTAACTGGTAGCAGTGGCAAAACCACTGTTAAAGAAATGTTGGCGGCAATTTTTCAGCAGCAAGGTCCAACATTATCAACGGTTGGTAATTTAAATAATGATTTAGGGGCACCATTAACTTTAAGTCGTTTAACCGCAGAACATCAGTATGCAGTGATTGAACTGGGCGCTAATGCAATAGGTGAAATAGCCTATACGAGTCAGCTTAGCAGACCTACGGTGTGTTTAATTAATAATGTGATGGCCGCTCATTTAGCAGGTTTTGGCTCATTAGAAAATACCGCGAAAGCTAAAGGAGAAATTACTCAAGGTTTAGTGGACGGTGGTACGGCAGTATTTAATGCTGATGATCAATTTTTTGGTTATTGGAAAACCTTGTTGCCAGAAAATCAGCAGTTATTAAGTTTCAGTGTTTTAAATACTGAAGCTCAAGTATATGCAACTCATGTTGAGCTTATTGATCAGGGATTTCAGTTCAAAATACATCTACTGGATCACTGTTTTGACGTAACGCTTCCTTTACCAGGACGGCATAATATCGCCAATGCGCTGGCAGCGGCAGCGACTGCTTTTGCTGCAGGGAGTAGTCCGCAAGCAATTGCTGCAGGTCTTGGTGAAATACAGCCCGTTGCAGGGCGTGGTGTACAACTGTCAGGCAAAAAGGGGTGTCGGCTGATTGATGATACCTATAATGCTAACCCTGGCTCAGTAAAAGCAGCCATTCAACTATTAGCTCAATACCCTGGCAGGCGCCTGCTGGTACTGGGAGATATGGGGGAATTAGGTGAACAAGCTGAAGCGCTGCATTTTGAAGTGGGCCAGTTTGCCAAGCAACAGGGCTTGGATGGTTTGTATGCAGTAGGGCCACTCACTGAACAGAGTGTGATTGGGTTTGGTGAAGGTGCACAACACTTTAACAGTAAAGCCGAATTGGTTGAGTTTTTAGATAAACAATTAAGTGAGTCGTTAGTGGTTTTAATTAAAGGTTCTCGTAGTGCCAAAATGGAAACAGTGGTTACTGCTTGTCGAACGACAGGGGGTAATAGCTGATGTTGTTATGGCTAGCTGAGCTGTTAGCAAATTACGTAAGCAGTTTTAGTGTTTTTCAGTATTTAACTCTGCGCGCTATTTTTGGCGTGTTAACGGCATTAGGAATGTCTTTATGGCTTGGTCCGAAGATTATCAGGCATTTAACCAGCCGCCAAATTGGTCAGGCGGTACGTGACGATGGACCGCAAACCCATTTAAGTAAAGCGGGCACTCCAACAATGGGAGGTGCATTAATTATCGTAGCAATTGGTATAAGCACCTTATTATGGGCGGATTTATCCAATCGCTATGTGTGGGTGGTATTAGCTGTCACCTTTATTTTTGGAGCGGTAGGTTGGGTTGATGATTATCGAAAAGTCATCGAAAAAAATTCTCGAGGTTTACCTGCTCGATGGAAATATTTTTGGCAATCGGTTGCTGGATTAGGGGCTGCGATTTTTTTATATCAAACCTCTACGCCTGATCAGTTGCAATTGATTGTACCGGTGTTTAAAGAAGTAGCGATTAATTTGGGCTTGTTTTTTGTGGTATTGGCTTATTTCGTAATCGTAGGAAGCAGTAATGCAGTCAATTTAACCGATGGTTTGGATGGTTTAGCTATTATGCCAACGGTAATGGTCGCTGGAGCCTTAGGAGTGTTTGCCTATTTAACTGGTCACGTGGGATTTGCTGAGTATTTGCATATTCCCTATATCAAAGGCAGTGGTGAGTTAGTGGTGATATGCGCGGCCATGGTGGGCGCAGGGCTTGGCTTTTTATGGTTTAACACTTATCCAGCACAGGTTTTTATGGGAGACGTAGGTGCACTCTCCTTGGGGGCGGCGCTGGGGGTCATTGCGGTAATCGTAAGGCAGGAAATTGTTCTGTTTATCATGGGGGGAGTATTTGTAATGGAAACCGTTTCTGTGATTTTGCAGGTCGGTTCTTACAAATTAACAGGACGCCGGATTTTCCGCATGGCCCCTTTGCACCATCATTTTGAATTAAAAGGTTGGCCTGAACCACGAGTAATTGTGCGTTTTTGGATAATTACCTTAATGCTGGTTTTAGTTGGTTTGGCCACCTTAAAAGTACGTTAATAAGATAAAACGGGTAGCATCTTTAAAAATGCAGTTTCAAAGGTGCTTAAAGGTAAATGAGAAATCGTCAATTCGAATGGTTTTTAGAGAAGAGGCCGGCAAGCGATGAAGCCTCATGAGCCTATAAATAATGGGTAACTAGGGTGAAGACAGTTTATTGCTCCTGCATAAACTGCATTTACACCATCCGTGGTGTTTAGCGATGGCAACAAACCCTAAAAGCTATTCGGGAAGAGTGTAGTAATTGAATACTGAAATGATTACATCAGACCAGCTAAGGGTAGTCATCGGTTTAGGTAAAACTGGCTATTCTTGCGCTCGTTTTCTGGTTGAACAAGGGCACCGGGTAATGGTGGTAGACTCACGACAGTCGCCGCCTTACTTGCCACAATTGCAACAGGATTTCCCAGAATTGCCCATCAAACTGGGTGTATTTGATAGTAATCTGTTAAAGCAAGCTTCAGAGTTAATTGTCAGCCCAGGTATTGCATTGACTGAGCCTGCTATTGCTGATGCGATAGCTGCAGGTGTGCCAGTAGTCGGGGATATTGAGTTGTTTGCCCGAGCGTTAGAGGATACACCGGTGATTGCGATTACTGGCTCCAATGGTAAGAGTACAGTCACCACCTTAGTCGGGGAAATGGCTGCTGTTGCAGGTATTAAAGTAGCCGTTGGCGGTAATATTGGTAGGCCTGTACTGGAGTTGTTAACTGAAAAAGCGGATTTATATGTACTTGAACTATCGAGTTTTCAGTTAGAAACCACTTATTCGTTAAAACCAGCAGTGGCTTGTATTTTAAATATCAGTCCAGACCATATGGATCGCTATGCAGATTTATCTGCTTATCATAAGGCGAAGCAGAGAATTTTCCGAGGTGCACAAAGTGTGGTGTTTAATCGCCAAGATGCTTTAACTCAGCCATTGGTTCCAAGTAGTGTACCTCAGGTGTCGTTTGGGTTGAATGAGCCTGATTTGAAACATTTTGGCTGTCGCCAGTCAAACAACACTGTGCAACTGTCGTATGGGCTGGATGAGTGGCTGGACAGTCAGCAGCTATTGATTAAAGGCAGTCATAACCAGGCTAATGTATTGGCTGCATTAGCGATTGGTCATCAGTTACATTGGTCAAAGCCTTCCATGCTAACAGCAATCAAGCAGTTTAAAGGGTTGCCTCACCGTTGTGAGTGGGTGGCTGAGCATAATCAGGTCACTTTTATTAATGATACTAAAGCGACCAATGTGGGGGCTGCGAAAGCTTCAATAGAAGGGTTAGGTGAGCAATTAACCGGAAAAATTATTTTATTGGCGGGTGGTGATGGTAAAGGCGCTGATTTTAGCGAGTTGAAACCAGCCATCGCAAAATATGTAAAATGTTTGTTGACCTTTGGTTGTGATGGTGAGCGCTTAGCCGCTGAAGTTGCAGGGGCTGCTGAGCAACAGTCTGTTACCGGTCTTAGCGAAGCAATATTACAAGCAGTTAATTATGCGAAGCCAGGAGATTTAGTGTTATTAGCACCCGCTTGTGCCAGTTTTGATATGTTTACCAACTTTGAACAGCGTGGTGAGGTGTTTAAGCAAATAGTAATGAGGTTTATTGATGCCCAGTAAGCCGCTGAAAAACTCACCGGTTGACTTGCCTTTGCTATTAATTGCTATTGCGCTTTTAGCATTAGGATTGGTGATGGTGACCTCTGCTTCAATTGAAGTGGCTGCATCTCAATATAAAGACCCGCTGTTTCATTTTTACCGGCAATTGACTTATTTATTAATGAGTTTATTGTTAGCCGGCTGCGTATTTATGGTGCCAATGGATACCTGGCTGAAACTGGGGCCTGCCTTGTTATTTACTGCAATGGGGCTGTTAATTGCAGTATTACTAATTGGCCGGGAAATTAATGGCAGTGTGCGCTGGATCAGTCTAGGGCTATTTAACTTACAAGCATCTGAGCTGGCTAAATTATTTTTTATTATTTATTTGGCTGGTTATTCCATCAGGCAGCAAGATGCTGTGCAAAATACCTGGCTGGGGTTAATTAAACCCATGGGGTTACTGTCCGTTGCAACATTATTGCTGCTGCTGGAGCCCGATTTTGGTGCTGTGGTTGTATTAATGAGCACTGCTATTGGCATGTTATTTATGGCTGGGGTCAAGTTATGGCGATTTTCCATTTTAATTTTAGTGTGTGCAGGTGCTGTTGCTGCAATCGCTGTTTCACAACCCTATCGACTAGCCAGGTTAACCACTTATATCGACCCCTGGAGCCACCAGTTTGATAGTGGTTATCAGCTTACTCAGGCCCTAATTGCATTTGGCCGTGGTGAATGGCTTGGAGTAGGGTTGGGAAATAGTATACAAAAGTCATTTTATTTGCCTGAGGCTCATACCGATTTTGTTTTCGCTGTTTTAGCAGAAGAAACAGGATTAGTTGGAGCGTTAATTGTTACTGGTTTGTTGGTTGGGCTAACTTTACGGGCACTTTTTGTTGGTTTGCAGGCGCAACGGCGGGGCCTTACTTTTTCAGGTTATTTAGCTTATGGCATTGGCTTGTTATTTGGTATGCAATCATTAATTAATATTGGTGTAAATACTGGTTTATTACCAACTAAAGGATTAACCCTGCCTTTTTTAAGTTATGGTGGCAGTAGCTTAATTGTTAACTGTCTTGCGCTTGCTGTTTTATTTCGCGTTGACTATGAATCCAGGCTTATTGCAGGAAAGCCTTCCCCAAAAAAACGTAACAAGGGGAGGTCAAACTAATGAGTCAAATGGAATATAAAGGCACTGTTGTCATTATGGCGGGAGGCACAGGTGGACATATTTTTCCCGCTTTAGCTACCGCGAACTTATTTAAGGCCAAAGGGTATGAGGTACACTGGTTAGGAACAGAAAACAGTATGGAAGCGGAGCTTATTCCCAATTATGAACTGCCAATTACACTAATCCCTATTAAAGGTATTCGTGGAAAAGGGGTAGGTGATTTGGTTAAAGCGCCAGTTCGTTTAATCCGCTCTATATGGCAGGCAATGAAATTATTTAAGCAGCTAAAGCCGACTTGTGTCTTAGGTATGGGTGGGTTTGTGACTGGTCCTGGTGGTGTCGCAGCAAAATTGCTCGGCGTACCTTTAGTGATTCATGAGCAAAATGCCATTCCTGGTTTGACTAACCAGTTGCTTGCAAAAGTTGCTAATCGGGTATTGGAAGCATTTCCTGGCACTTTTCAAAATCAGCAAAAAGTATTTTGTACAGGTAACCCGGTGCGTACAGAAATTGTAAGTGGTAATTCCTCCAAGCAGCCTCAGCAACCCCTTAAATTATTGGTTGTGGGAGGGAGTTTGGGAGCTAAAGCCATCAATGACCTTATGCCTGTGGTGGTAAAAAACTGTATTGACCAAGGGGTTGCTATTGAAATTTGGCATCAAACGGGTAAGCAGCATTTTGCTGAAGTTGAAGCAAACTATCAGACTGAGGGTTTTGCCAATATAAACGTAGAGCCATTTATTGCTGATATGGCTGCTGCTTATCAGTGGGCTGATCTTGTTTTGTGTCGATCAGGTGCATTAACCGTTTCTGAGTTGGCTAGTGCTGGGGTGGCGGCGTTATTGGTGCCATTTCCATTTGCAGTAGATGATCATCAAACTAAAAATGCAGAATTTTTAGTGCGTAATGAAGCTGCAGTATTAATTCCACAATCAACACTAACTGTTGAAAAACTGGTAGCTATGTTAATTGATTTTTCAAAATCTCCAGAAAAACTTGTTGCGATGGCAAACAATGCCCATCAGCTTGCTGAGCCTGAAGCTACCAATAAAGTTGTTCAGCATTGTTTAGAGGTAAGCTATGGGTAACCACACACAACAATTGTCGACAGTTTTTGAAGTGCCTGAAATGCGTCGAATACGCCGAATCCATTTTGTTGGAATTGGTGGTGCTGGCATGTGTGGTATTGCCGAAGTGCTGTTAAATCAGGGTTATGAAATCAGTGGCTCTGATATTAAAGCCTCTGCTGTAACAGACCGTTTAGCATCGCTAGGGGTAACAATTTGTATTGGTCATAAATCTGAGCATGTGGCAAATGCCAGTGTGGTGGTGGTGTCTACTGCTGTCGCTGCAGATAACCCTGAAGTATTAGCGGCTCAAAAGCAGCGCATTCCGATCGTACCGCGAGCAGAAATGTTGGCAGAATTAATGCGTTATCGTCATGGAATTGCGATTGCGGGTACTCATGGTAAAACTACAACCACTAGTTTGATGGCTTCTGTATTGGCTCAGGGTGGCTTTGATCCCACTTTTGTCATTGGTGGTAAATTAAACTCTGCTGGTACCAATGCTAAATTAGGCGGCAGTCGTTACCTAGTGGCCGAAGCGGATGAAAGCGATGCCTCTTTTCTGCATTTACAACCAATGATTACAGTAGTTACCAATATTGATGCTGACCATATGGCAACCTATGAAGGTGATTTTGAAAAACTCAAACAAACCTTTATCGATTTTCTACATCATCTGCCGTTTTATGGATTAGCTGTATTGTGTATAGATGACCCTGTGGTAAGGGAGATTTTACCGCAAGTTAAACGTCCCACCGTCACTTATGGCTTAACCAATGAAGCTGATTATTGGGCAGATAATATTCAACAACAAGCTACCCAAACGACTTTTTCTGCACATTGCGCTGGTGAAGAAAAACCGCTTGAAATTACCCTTAACATGCCAGGTACGCACAATGTATTAAATGCTTTGGCAACGATTGCTATTGCAAAAGACGAAGGTATTGTTAATCAAGATATTATTACTGCACTGGCTGGTTTTCAGGGAGTGGGGCGTCGCTTTCAAGTTTATGGAGAGTTTCAGACCGGTGTAGGTGAGATTATGCTGGTGGACGATTATGGCCACCATCCAAGAGAAGTTGAGGCAACTATTAATGCTATTAGGCAGGGCTGGCCAGACAAAAGACTGGTAATGATTTATCAACCACATCGTTATA
This genomic interval from Spartinivicinus ruber contains the following:
- the murD gene encoding UDP-N-acetylmuramoyl-L-alanine--D-glutamate ligase, whose translation is MNTEMITSDQLRVVIGLGKTGYSCARFLVEQGHRVMVVDSRQSPPYLPQLQQDFPELPIKLGVFDSNLLKQASELIVSPGIALTEPAIADAIAAGVPVVGDIELFARALEDTPVIAITGSNGKSTVTTLVGEMAAVAGIKVAVGGNIGRPVLELLTEKADLYVLELSSFQLETTYSLKPAVACILNISPDHMDRYADLSAYHKAKQRIFRGAQSVVFNRQDALTQPLVPSSVPQVSFGLNEPDLKHFGCRQSNNTVQLSYGLDEWLDSQQLLIKGSHNQANVLAALAIGHQLHWSKPSMLTAIKQFKGLPHRCEWVAEHNQVTFINDTKATNVGAAKASIEGLGEQLTGKIILLAGGDGKGADFSELKPAIAKYVKCLLTFGCDGERLAAEVAGAAEQQSVTGLSEAILQAVNYAKPGDLVLLAPACASFDMFTNFEQRGEVFKQIVMRFIDAQ
- a CDS encoding UDP-N-acetylmuramoyl-tripeptide--D-alanyl-D-alanine ligase, yielding MIKRNQLSTISRLIPNSQLLGSDQTFSGLSIDTRTIQPGELFIALKGPNFDGHDYIAIAKQQGAVAAVVEKPIEAEKTADMPITQLIVEDSRIALGLIGQINREDFSGPLVALTGSSGKTTVKEMLAAIFQQQGPTLSTVGNLNNDLGAPLTLSRLTAEHQYAVIELGANAIGEIAYTSQLSRPTVCLINNVMAAHLAGFGSLENTAKAKGEITQGLVDGGTAVFNADDQFFGYWKTLLPENQQLLSFSVLNTEAQVYATHVELIDQGFQFKIHLLDHCFDVTLPLPGRHNIANALAAAATAFAAGSSPQAIAAGLGEIQPVAGRGVQLSGKKGCRLIDDTYNANPGSVKAAIQLLAQYPGRRLLVLGDMGELGEQAEALHFEVGQFAKQQGLDGLYAVGPLTEQSVIGFGEGAQHFNSKAELVEFLDKQLSESLVVLIKGSRSAKMETVVTACRTTGGNS
- the mraY gene encoding phospho-N-acetylmuramoyl-pentapeptide-transferase; amino-acid sequence: MLLWLAELLANYVSSFSVFQYLTLRAIFGVLTALGMSLWLGPKIIRHLTSRQIGQAVRDDGPQTHLSKAGTPTMGGALIIVAIGISTLLWADLSNRYVWVVLAVTFIFGAVGWVDDYRKVIEKNSRGLPARWKYFWQSVAGLGAAIFLYQTSTPDQLQLIVPVFKEVAINLGLFFVVLAYFVIVGSSNAVNLTDGLDGLAIMPTVMVAGALGVFAYLTGHVGFAEYLHIPYIKGSGELVVICAAMVGAGLGFLWFNTYPAQVFMGDVGALSLGAALGVIAVIVRQEIVLFIMGGVFVMETVSVILQVGSYKLTGRRIFRMAPLHHHFELKGWPEPRVIVRFWIITLMLVLVGLATLKVR
- the murG gene encoding undecaprenyldiphospho-muramoylpentapeptide beta-N-acetylglucosaminyltransferase; its protein translation is MSQMEYKGTVVIMAGGTGGHIFPALATANLFKAKGYEVHWLGTENSMEAELIPNYELPITLIPIKGIRGKGVGDLVKAPVRLIRSIWQAMKLFKQLKPTCVLGMGGFVTGPGGVAAKLLGVPLVIHEQNAIPGLTNQLLAKVANRVLEAFPGTFQNQQKVFCTGNPVRTEIVSGNSSKQPQQPLKLLVVGGSLGAKAINDLMPVVVKNCIDQGVAIEIWHQTGKQHFAEVEANYQTEGFANINVEPFIADMAAAYQWADLVLCRSGALTVSELASAGVAALLVPFPFAVDDHQTKNAEFLVRNEAAVLIPQSTLTVEKLVAMLIDFSKSPEKLVAMANNAHQLAEPEATNKVVQHCLEVSYG
- a CDS encoding UDP-N-acetylmuramoyl-L-alanyl-D-glutamate--2,6-diaminopimelate ligase, coding for MTAKQDDQSMPKSPVMPLSRLLAAIGQRQTGFDPIISGVAIDSRQVKPGDLFIAMPGYQVDGRRFITDAFGQGAVAALTEQTGRPMSGQPSVFEVPQLKKQLGKLLNEYFGYASNQINILGITGTNGKTSCSQFARQLLNHLNISCGVVGTLGYGTTDLLTPLLNTTPDALQLHQFIYQLVNQQVPYLAMEVSSHGLAQGRVENIDFDVAIFTNLTRDHLDYHQTMGDYAAAKAQLFTNIALQHAVINQDDPYAELMLAACHPACQRWQYSLQNTSADVVASQIRYLTDGIAAVIESPWGKGEIHIPLLGHFNLANVLAVITGLAANGVNFNRLLEAVKALKPVTGRLQTVRENRGKKQPTVVVDYAHTPDALIQLLKAVRLHSNQRIICVFGCGGDRDKGKRSEMAQAAYHHADHLVITSDNPRTEDPQEILDDIRQGLPASPEFPVDVIEDRSLAIQQAIQQAKTDDIVVIAGKGHENYQEIMGKRLPFSDFEQAAQALLNWSSHD
- the ftsW gene encoding putative lipid II flippase FtsW, which encodes MPSKPLKNSPVDLPLLLIAIALLALGLVMVTSASIEVAASQYKDPLFHFYRQLTYLLMSLLLAGCVFMVPMDTWLKLGPALLFTAMGLLIAVLLIGREINGSVRWISLGLFNLQASELAKLFFIIYLAGYSIRQQDAVQNTWLGLIKPMGLLSVATLLLLLEPDFGAVVVLMSTAIGMLFMAGVKLWRFSILILVCAGAVAAIAVSQPYRLARLTTYIDPWSHQFDSGYQLTQALIAFGRGEWLGVGLGNSIQKSFYLPEAHTDFVFAVLAEETGLVGALIVTGLLVGLTLRALFVGLQAQRRGLTFSGYLAYGIGLLFGMQSLINIGVNTGLLPTKGLTLPFLSYGGSSLIVNCLALAVLFRVDYESRLIAGKPSPKKRNKGRSN
- a CDS encoding peptidoglycan D,D-transpeptidase FtsI family protein — translated: MSQLKTDVPIWRFRFVITVLMLAAALVGWRIIDLQVIDRHFLQNEGDKRVVRHSEVAATRGIIFDRNGEPLAVSTPVVTIWGNPKELINVQPQWPAIAKYLGVSPSYLAKKVNDNRTREFIYLKRHMRPDQAKPLLKEKISGIYGIDEFKRYYPAGRVAAHIVGFTNIDGKGQEGIELAYDHWLTGKPGQVRLYKDRKGRLVRSAELIKSAQPGKELYLSIDLRVQNLAYRELAKAVKLHNASGGTLVMLDVQTGEILAMVNQPVYNPNNRSRVRAGAIRNRAMTDIFEPGSTLKPFTIAAALETGEFTPSSLIDTSPGYMMVGRKTIKDHRNYGVIDITTVLKKSSNIGMTKIIQQVTAPTVASLLHRMGFGSDTGTGFPGESTGLLPLRSKWRATEEATLSYGYGMAVTAIQLTQAYGVLANKGKKMPTTLLRLDDQPDPSQVIPSKVARDVVKMLTSVVEKGGTGTRGAIDAYQVAGKTGTARIAEAGGYSEKKHHSVFSGLAPVDHPRVAAVVMIDNPKNKKYYGGEVAAPVFSKVVAGSLQLLGVSPDNSAALAKHGRDRSGNNT
- the murC gene encoding UDP-N-acetylmuramate--L-alanine ligase, which produces MGNHTQQLSTVFEVPEMRRIRRIHFVGIGGAGMCGIAEVLLNQGYEISGSDIKASAVTDRLASLGVTICIGHKSEHVANASVVVVSTAVAADNPEVLAAQKQRIPIVPRAEMLAELMRYRHGIAIAGTHGKTTTTSLMASVLAQGGFDPTFVIGGKLNSAGTNAKLGGSRYLVAEADESDASFLHLQPMITVVTNIDADHMATYEGDFEKLKQTFIDFLHHLPFYGLAVLCIDDPVVREILPQVKRPTVTYGLTNEADYWADNIQQQATQTTFSAHCAGEEKPLEITLNMPGTHNVLNALATIAIAKDEGIVNQDIITALAGFQGVGRRFQVYGEFQTGVGEIMLVDDYGHHPREVEATINAIRQGWPDKRLVMIYQPHRYSRTRDLYEDFVDVLSEVDVLLLMEVYPAGEKPIKGADGPSLCRSIRQRGKLEPIYVKRDADVASILGDIIQEGDLLITQGAGDIGGVANHLAEIKCCFVNDKNTAEKGEA